CCCTGATACGGGCCGGGGTCTTTGGTGGTTTCGAGGTCTTTGAGGTCTTCGGGAACTTGCGATTTCACGTAGACTTGATGCTCGGGTAATTCCTGCCCGTTGATGAATACCTTGCCTTGCTTGTACTCGATGGTTTCGCCGGGTAGGCCGATCACTCGCTTGACGAAGTTGGTCTGCGGGTCTTTCGGGAACTTGAAGACGATGACATCGCCGCGCCGTATGGTGCGCTGCGGGAAGAGCGGCAGGCTGAGATAATCGTGCGGCCCGAAGATGAACTTGTTGACCAGCAGGTGGTCTTGAATGACGATGGTGTTCTTCATCGAGCCGGTCGGCACCTTGACCGCCTGCACAATGAAGGTCATACCGAACAGCGCCATAATCAGCGTCACCACGGCGCTCTCAAAGTATTCGCGCACGAGGCTCTTCTTAAACGGCGCTTCGTGCAGCGGGCGCTTGGGGTCGGCTTCGACGGTGCGCACGGCGGGCGGCGGCAATTCGCGGCGCTCGGTTACAACTTCGTCCGCGGCGGTTGCCGGCGGCGTCTGCTCTTCGGTTCGCAAATCCAATTCGTCGCTCATGATAATTGCTGGCTACTCCTGATATGAAGTTCAAGCGTCGGTCGCGACCGTGCGCCCGGTATCCGCCTCGTCGTCAGCCGCAGTCT
This sequence is a window from Blastocatellia bacterium. Protein-coding genes within it:
- the lepB gene encoding signal peptidase I produces the protein MSDELDLRTEEQTPPATAADEVVTERRELPPPAVRTVEADPKRPLHEAPFKKSLVREYFESAVVTLIMALFGMTFIVQAVKVPTGSMKNTIVIQDHLLVNKFIFGPHDYLSLPLFPQRTIRRGDVIVFKFPKDPQTNFVKRVIGLPGETIEYKQGKVFINGQELPEHQVYVKSQVPEDLKDLETTKDPGPYQGAQWTVYLYEDEHSVATTIYNESGDYAVHQPFKIPMKGDTLPEEIKNSAELARIYDADGDGRYDSDQYFCMGDNRDNSLDSRFWGTVPRDQVVGHAMFVYWSIDRSTNDGNFLTRTRWSRTGKLIK